One part of the Athene noctua chromosome Z, bAthNoc1.hap1.1, whole genome shotgun sequence genome encodes these proteins:
- the LOC141973908 gene encoding protein FAM240B-like, with the protein MNSQYIRHEVRGCETSDLRKFWEKTIEQQTRYLQIEKERQRRSALTKLRNEWMERLEKRIKMLRTQPEDPSS; encoded by the exons ATGAATAGCCAATACATACGTCATGAAGTGCGGGGATGCGAAACTAGTGACCTGAGGAAATTCTGGGAAAAGACTATTGAACAACAAACTCGGTATCTGCAAATTGAAAAAGAACGTCAGCGAAGAAGTGCTCTGACAAA GCTCAGAAATGAATGGATGGAGAGGCTGGAAAAACGGATAAAGATGTTGAGGACCCAACCTGAAGACCCATCTAGCTGA